A stretch of Lathyrus oleraceus cultivar Zhongwan6 chromosome 6, CAAS_Psat_ZW6_1.0, whole genome shotgun sequence DNA encodes these proteins:
- the LOC127096350 gene encoding uncharacterized protein LOC127096350, with protein MDLDLALLAEQPTFVMESSTSEQRKDYEKRDHSNRMSLVIIKCDVPVVFRGTISKDITNVKKILIEIEKRFKKRNKAKTSSLLRNLISMNCQGKGNIMEYIMEMSKIISKLKALKLEMSEGLLIHLVLLYLPLQFSQFKISYNCQKEKRSLNELI; from the coding sequence ATGGATCTTGACCTTGCATTATTGGCAGAGCAACCAACTTTTGTTATGGAATCTAGTACCTCTGAACAGAGGAAAGATTATGAGAAAAGGGATCACTCCAATCGCATGAGTCTCGTGATCATTAAGTGCGACGTTCCCGTGGTCTTTAGGGGTACTATATCGAAAGATATAACAAATGTCAAAAAAATTCTTATTGAGATTGAAAAGCGTTTCAAGAAAAGAAATAAGGCAAAAACAAGTAGTCTTCTTCGGAACTTGATTTCCATGAATTGTCAAGGCAAAGGAAATATAATGGAATACATTATGGAAATGTCAAAGATTATTTCAAAACTTAAGGCACTAAAGCTTGAGATGTCTGAAGGCTTGCTCATTCATTTAGTATTACTTTATCTTCCTTTACAATTCAGCCAGTTTAAGATATCTTATAACTGTCAAAAGGAGAAACGATCTCTTAATGAGCTCATTTAA